The Mucilaginibacter mallensis genome has a segment encoding these proteins:
- a CDS encoding phosphoribosylanthranilate isomerase produces the protein MKIKVCGLRDPQNIEQVAGLTPDYMGFIFYGPSPRFVADVPVETLNALPSSITKTAVFVNEIAENIDALIDQFQFDAIQLHGNESPEFCAEFKDRVTVLKAFGLNDGFDFEQLNAYIDKVDFFLFDTKTDIHGGSGKTFDWDILDKYQLDIPFFLSGGISLDNLEEIKKITHPQFYGVDLNSRFEIAPGMKNIEKLKVAFTAIKQFDTNEIRS, from the coding sequence ATGAAAATTAAGGTTTGCGGTTTAAGAGATCCACAAAATATTGAACAGGTGGCTGGGTTAACACCCGACTACATGGGCTTTATTTTCTATGGCCCATCGCCACGCTTTGTTGCTGATGTGCCGGTGGAAACTTTAAATGCTTTACCTTCGTCCATTACCAAAACAGCGGTGTTTGTTAATGAGATTGCAGAAAATATTGATGCGCTTATAGATCAATTTCAGTTTGATGCCATACAATTACATGGTAATGAAAGCCCTGAGTTTTGCGCTGAATTTAAGGATAGGGTAACAGTATTAAAGGCTTTCGGACTAAATGATGGCTTTGATTTTGAGCAATTGAATGCTTATATTGATAAGGTTGATTTCTTTTTGTTCGATACAAAGACAGATATTCACGGCGGCTCAGGCAAGACGTTCGACTGGGATATATTGGATAAATACCAGCTGGACATCCCTTTCTTTTTGAGCGGTGGCATCAGCCTAGATAATTTAGAAGAGATAAAAAAGATTACACACCCACAGTTTTATGGGGTCGACCTGAACAGTCGCTTTGAAATTGCACCGGGGATGAAAAATATAGAGAAATTAAAAGTGGCATTTACTGCCATTAAACAATTTGATACAAATGAAATACGGAGTTAA
- the trpB gene encoding tryptophan synthase subunit beta, protein MKYGVNELGYYGDFGGAYIPEMLYPNVEELRQQYLNIINDAGFKAEFDQLLKDYVGRPSPLYHAKRYSEKYGANIFFKREDLNHTGSHKINNAIGQILLAQRLGKKRIIAETGAGQHGVATATVCALMGLECIVYMGEIDMARQAPNVARMKMLGAKVVPATSGSKTLKDATNEAMRDWIANPVDTHYIIGSVVGPYPYPDMVARFQSIISLEAKKQLLEHTGKELPEYVMACVGGGSNAMGMFYHFLDNERVKLIAVEAAGKGVDSGHSAATTFLGREGVLHGSRTILMQTDDGQVVEPYSVSAGLDYPGIGPQHAHLYKINRAQYVSITDDEALQAGLLCSQLEGIIPAIETAHALAQLEKMQFKASDNVIICISGRGDKDLETYIKYFGF, encoded by the coding sequence ATGAAATACGGAGTTAATGAATTAGGCTATTATGGCGATTTTGGCGGAGCATATATACCAGAGATGCTTTACCCCAATGTTGAGGAATTAAGGCAGCAGTACTTAAACATTATTAATGATGCTGGTTTTAAAGCTGAATTCGACCAGTTATTAAAGGATTATGTTGGCAGGCCTTCGCCATTATATCACGCTAAAAGATATTCTGAAAAATATGGTGCAAACATATTTTTTAAGCGTGAGGATCTGAACCATACCGGCTCGCACAAAATTAATAATGCCATCGGCCAGATACTTTTGGCCCAACGCTTAGGTAAAAAACGCATCATTGCTGAAACAGGTGCAGGTCAGCACGGCGTAGCTACTGCTACGGTTTGCGCTTTAATGGGGCTTGAATGTATTGTTTACATGGGCGAGATTGATATGGCACGTCAGGCGCCAAATGTGGCCCGTATGAAAATGTTGGGTGCTAAAGTAGTTCCGGCTACATCGGGCAGTAAAACGCTTAAGGACGCTACTAATGAGGCCATGCGCGATTGGATTGCTAATCCTGTTGATACACATTACATTATTGGGTCGGTAGTTGGGCCTTATCCATACCCGGATATGGTTGCGAGGTTCCAATCCATCATATCGCTGGAAGCCAAAAAACAATTGCTGGAGCATACCGGTAAGGAATTACCGGAATATGTGATGGCCTGTGTGGGTGGCGGCAGCAATGCAATGGGTATGTTCTATCATTTTTTGGATAATGAAAGGGTTAAGCTGATAGCAGTTGAAGCGGCGGGCAAAGGTGTTGATAGCGGTCATTCTGCAGCAACTACATTTTTAGGCAGGGAAGGCGTATTGCATGGCAGTCGTACTATATTGATGCAGACTGATGACGGGCAGGTTGTTGAGCCATATTCTGTTTCGGCAGGATTGGATTACCCAGGCATAGGCCCGCAGCACGCACATCTGTATAAAATAAACCGTGCACAATACGTAAGCATTACGGATGATGAAGCTTTGCAAGCCGGATTACTTTGCTCACAACTAGAGGGCATTATCCCGGCCATTGAAACAGCGCATGCTTTAGCGCAGCTTGAAAAAATGCAGTTCAAAGCCAGTGACAATGTAATAATCTGCATATCAGGCAGGGGAGATAAAGATTTAGAGACTTATATAAAATATTTCGGATTTTAA
- the trpA gene encoding tryptophan synthase subunit alpha: MNRLQNLFHTKKSNLLSIYYTAGYPELNTTVDIAEALEKAGADFLEIGFPYSDPVADGPTIQHSSETALQNGMTVHVLFEQLKDLRKSVNIPILLMGYVNPILQYGIEQFCKTASEVGVDGIIVPDLPMYEYEAMYSKYFLDNNLSNIFLVTPQTSEDRIRKIDELSNSFIYLLSSSSITGGSLNVSTNIEDYYKRIKAMELNNPAIIGFGISNNATFTKACEYASGAIVGSAFVKLLAEDNYLEKIPAFVKGIRP, from the coding sequence ATGAACCGCTTACAAAACCTTTTCCATACAAAAAAAAGTAACCTGCTATCTATCTATTATACGGCCGGTTATCCTGAACTGAATACTACCGTTGATATTGCCGAGGCATTGGAAAAAGCCGGCGCTGATTTCCTGGAGATTGGTTTCCCATATTCTGATCCGGTGGCTGACGGGCCTACTATTCAGCATAGTTCAGAAACGGCATTGCAAAACGGCATGACTGTGCATGTTTTGTTTGAGCAGTTGAAAGATCTGCGTAAAAGTGTAAACATCCCTATACTGCTAATGGGTTATGTGAACCCCATATTGCAATATGGTATAGAGCAATTCTGTAAAACAGCTTCGGAAGTAGGGGTAGACGGTATTATCGTACCTGACCTGCCCATGTATGAGTATGAAGCCATGTATTCCAAATACTTTTTGGATAATAACCTGAGCAATATCTTCCTGGTTACACCGCAAACATCGGAAGATCGTATCCGCAAGATTGATGAGCTGAGTAATAGCTTTATTTACCTGCTTTCATCATCATCCATAACCGGTGGCAGCTTAAATGTATCAACCAATATTGAGGATTATTACAAGCGTATTAAGGCTATGGAGTTAAATAACCCAGCTATTATTGGTTTTGGGATCTCCAACAATGCCACCTTTACAAAAGCTTGCGAATACGCCAGCGGTGCTATTGTAGGAAGCGCGTTTGTGAAACTATTAGCTGAAGATAATTATTTGGAGAAGATACCGGCGTTTGTGAAAGGGATAAGGCCGTAA
- a CDS encoding L-threonylcarbamoyladenylate synthase, which yields MLIKIYPENPNPKAIEQVVEVLRKGGLIIYPTDTVYGLGCDITNHKAIEAICRIRNIKPEKANFSFICYDLSHISDYIKPIDNTTFRVLKKALPGPFTFIFNASHMVPKLLSSNKKTVGIRVPDNNIAREIVKALGNPIVSASIKDDDEIIEYSTDPELIYEKYQDLVDIVIDGGYGGNVASTIVDCTAGDFEIIREGKGELELYL from the coding sequence ATGCTCATAAAGATCTACCCCGAAAATCCAAACCCAAAAGCTATTGAACAAGTAGTTGAAGTGCTGCGCAAAGGTGGGCTTATCATCTACCCTACTGATACTGTTTATGGATTAGGTTGTGATATTACTAATCATAAGGCTATCGAAGCCATATGCCGTATCCGGAACATTAAACCTGAGAAAGCGAATTTCTCATTTATATGCTATGATCTCAGCCACATATCAGATTATATTAAGCCTATCGACAATACTACTTTCCGTGTGTTGAAAAAGGCATTGCCTGGGCCGTTTACCTTTATATTTAATGCCAGCCACATGGTACCAAAGCTGCTTAGCTCCAACAAAAAAACAGTTGGTATAAGGGTACCCGATAATAACATAGCCCGCGAAATTGTAAAGGCTTTAGGAAACCCGATCGTATCAGCATCTATAAAAGATGACGACGAGATCATCGAATACTCAACAGACCCGGAACTGATCTATGAAAAGTACCAGGACCTGGTTGATATCGTAATTGATGGCGGATATGGCGGCAACGTAGCATCCACCATAGTTGATTGCACTGCTGGCGACTTTGAGATCATCCGTGAAGGCAAAGGTGAACTGGAGTTGTATTTGTAA
- a CDS encoding YceI family protein, producing the protein MATTTKWVLDPMHSEVQFKVKHLVISTVSGFFKSFEGELDTANDDFSDASISFSLDINSIDTNQTQRDEHLKSAEFFDAAEYPKISFKSSSFTKEGDDEYALVGDLTIKGITKPVTLAVEFGGAATDFYGNTKAGFEITGKINRKEFGLTWSGVTEAGAVVVGEDIKLLINVQFAKQA; encoded by the coding sequence ATGGCAACAACAACAAAATGGGTGTTAGATCCAATGCACTCAGAAGTTCAATTTAAAGTAAAACACTTAGTTATATCAACTGTAAGTGGGTTTTTCAAAAGTTTTGAAGGTGAGTTAGATACTGCAAATGATGATTTTTCAGATGCAAGTATTTCTTTTTCTTTAGACATCAACAGCATCGATACTAACCAAACTCAACGCGATGAGCACTTAAAATCAGCTGAGTTTTTTGACGCTGCCGAATATCCAAAAATTAGCTTCAAATCAAGCTCATTTACTAAAGAAGGTGATGACGAGTATGCTCTTGTAGGCGACTTAACTATAAAAGGTATAACCAAACCGGTTACATTAGCTGTTGAATTTGGTGGCGCTGCTACCGATTTCTACGGTAACACTAAAGCAGGTTTTGAAATTACCGGTAAAATAAACCGTAAAGAATTTGGTTTAACCTGGAGTGGTGTAACCGAAGCTGGTGCGGTAGTAGTTGGTGAAGACATCAAATTACTGATCAACGTTCAGTTTGCGAAACAAGCGTAA
- a CDS encoding FMN-binding glutamate synthase family protein: MRKLFIFSAIIILAALVGWTFLWKPAVWSLVIFVPIFILGVYDLLQTEHTITRNFPVFGHLRFLMEDLRPKVYQYFIESDTNGTPFNRQNRSVIYQRAKKVDDTRPFGTELDVYENGYEWLNHSIAALDHTKLNLDPRITVGGPLCKQPYSASVYNISAMSFGSLSQNAILALNSGAKIGNFAHNTGEGGLSDYHLQPGGDIIWQIGTGYFSCRHKDGTIDYNAFKQRAILPQVKMIEIKLSQGAKPGHGGILPAAKVTPEIARIRLVEMGEDVISPPYHTAFSTPLELMSFIKQLRELSEGKPVGFKLCVGHKSEFLAICKAMIVTGIYPDFITVDGGEGGTGAAPLEFSNSVGMPLREALAFIYDALTGFDLKQHIKIIASGKVATGFDLVKNFALGADMCNSARGMMFALGCIQALECNTNTCPTGVATQDKSLMKGLVVGEKKDRVASFHKATVSSAIQMIGAAGLQHPCDIHRMFIYRRVSNNQIQTYGELFPYIPKGSLLNTPYPLNFEMDMAISSENTFVPDYSKVSQVASTEASAFIG; encoded by the coding sequence ATGCGTAAGCTCTTCATCTTCTCCGCAATAATAATTCTGGCAGCCCTCGTGGGGTGGACCTTTCTCTGGAAACCGGCCGTATGGTCGCTGGTGATATTTGTACCCATTTTTATATTGGGTGTTTATGACCTATTACAAACCGAACATACCATTACCCGCAATTTCCCGGTATTTGGCCATTTAAGGTTTTTGATGGAAGACCTGCGGCCAAAAGTTTACCAGTATTTTATTGAAAGCGATACCAATGGCACACCATTCAACCGTCAAAACCGCAGTGTGATTTATCAAAGGGCTAAAAAGGTTGATGATACCCGGCCATTCGGTACTGAACTGGATGTTTATGAAAATGGTTACGAATGGTTAAATCACAGTATCGCGGCATTAGATCATACTAAACTGAATTTAGATCCGAGGATTACCGTAGGCGGCCCGTTATGTAAACAGCCTTACTCGGCAAGCGTATATAATATATCTGCTATGAGCTTTGGCTCGTTGAGTCAGAATGCCATTTTAGCCTTAAACAGCGGGGCGAAGATCGGCAACTTTGCACATAACACAGGCGAGGGCGGATTGAGCGATTACCATCTGCAACCCGGCGGTGATATTATCTGGCAGATAGGGACAGGCTATTTCAGCTGCCGCCACAAGGATGGCACAATTGATTATAATGCCTTTAAACAACGTGCCATATTGCCTCAGGTAAAGATGATAGAAATAAAGCTATCACAGGGTGCTAAACCCGGCCATGGTGGTATTTTGCCAGCCGCAAAGGTTACGCCTGAGATAGCGCGAATACGATTGGTGGAAATGGGAGAGGATGTGATATCGCCGCCATACCATACCGCTTTCAGTACACCGTTGGAGTTGATGAGCTTTATTAAACAACTGCGTGAGCTTTCTGAAGGAAAACCGGTTGGATTTAAGCTGTGCGTTGGCCATAAAAGTGAGTTTTTAGCCATTTGTAAGGCGATGATTGTTACAGGTATTTATCCTGATTTTATAACAGTTGATGGGGGCGAAGGTGGTACAGGTGCCGCGCCATTAGAGTTCTCCAACTCTGTTGGGATGCCTTTACGTGAGGCATTGGCATTTATTTATGACGCGCTTACCGGCTTCGATCTTAAACAGCATATCAAAATTATAGCATCAGGAAAAGTGGCGACAGGTTTTGATTTAGTAAAAAACTTTGCACTTGGCGCCGATATGTGCAACAGCGCCCGCGGAATGATGTTTGCATTAGGTTGTATACAAGCGCTGGAATGCAATACCAATACCTGCCCAACCGGCGTTGCCACACAGGATAAAAGCCTAATGAAAGGTCTGGTTGTTGGTGAGAAAAAAGACAGGGTGGCCAGTTTTCATAAAGCAACGGTTAGCAGCGCCATACAAATGATAGGGGCTGCAGGCCTGCAGCACCCGTGTGATATTCATCGCATGTTTATATATCGTCGTGTAAGCAATAACCAGATCCAAACTTATGGTGAATTATTCCCTTATATCCCGAAAGGTAGCCTGCTAAATACACCCTATCCACTAAATTTTGAAATGGATATGGCCATCAGCAGTGAAAATACTTTTGTGCCTGATTATAGTAAGGTAAGCCAGGTGGCTTCAACTGAGGCGAGTGCTTTTATTGGGTAG
- the sucC gene encoding ADP-forming succinate--CoA ligase subunit beta: MNIHEYQGKAILKSFGVRVQEGIVADTVEQAVEAAKKLKDEYNSSWVVVKAQIHAGGRGKGGGVKLAKNLDEVKEKAGAILGMQLVTPQTGPEGKLVRKVLVAQDVYYPGESETKEFYISVLLDRAKGRNIIMYSTEGGMDIEEVAHSTPELIHKEEIDPKVGLQAFQSRKIAFNLGLSGDAFKDMVKFITALYKAYDATDSSQFEINPVLKTSDNKILAVDAKVNLDDNALFRHPDFAALRDTNEEDPMEVEASKSNLNYVKLDGNVGCMVNGAGLAMATMDIIKIAGGEPANFLDVGGTANAETVKAAFNIILKDPHVKAILINIFGGIVRCDRVAQGVIDAYQEIGNIPVPIIVRLQGTNAVEAKALIDNSGLKVYSAILLKEAAERVKEVLAL; the protein is encoded by the coding sequence ATGAATATTCACGAATATCAGGGTAAAGCCATTCTAAAAAGCTTCGGTGTTAGGGTTCAGGAAGGTATCGTTGCTGATACTGTTGAACAAGCTGTTGAAGCTGCTAAAAAATTAAAGGACGAATACAACTCAAGCTGGGTTGTTGTAAAAGCACAAATACACGCCGGTGGCCGCGGTAAAGGCGGTGGCGTTAAATTGGCTAAAAATTTAGACGAGGTAAAAGAAAAAGCAGGCGCCATTTTAGGCATGCAACTGGTTACCCCGCAAACCGGACCTGAAGGTAAATTAGTTAGAAAAGTATTAGTTGCCCAGGATGTTTACTACCCCGGCGAAAGCGAAACCAAGGAGTTTTATATCAGCGTATTGCTTGATCGCGCTAAAGGGCGTAACATCATCATGTATTCAACCGAAGGTGGTATGGATATTGAAGAAGTTGCACACTCAACCCCTGAGCTGATCCATAAAGAAGAAATTGACCCTAAAGTTGGTCTGCAAGCATTTCAGTCACGTAAAATTGCCTTTAACCTGGGCCTTTCAGGCGATGCGTTTAAAGATATGGTGAAATTCATCACTGCTTTATATAAAGCTTATGATGCTACAGATTCATCACAATTTGAAATTAACCCGGTATTAAAAACATCCGACAATAAAATTTTAGCTGTTGATGCTAAAGTAAACCTGGATGATAACGCCTTATTCCGTCACCCTGATTTTGCCGCTTTGCGCGATACAAATGAAGAGGACCCGATGGAAGTTGAAGCCAGCAAATCAAACCTTAACTATGTAAAGCTCGACGGTAACGTTGGTTGTATGGTTAACGGTGCAGGTTTAGCTATGGCAACTATGGACATTATTAAAATTGCCGGTGGTGAGCCTGCAAACTTTTTGGACGTAGGCGGAACTGCTAACGCTGAAACTGTAAAAGCAGCTTTCAACATCATATTAAAAGATCCGCATGTTAAGGCTATTTTGATCAACATCTTCGGTGGTATTGTTCGTTGCGACCGTGTTGCACAAGGTGTTATAGATGCTTATCAGGAAATTGGAAACATCCCGGTTCCTATCATTGTACGTTTACAAGGCACCAACGCTGTTGAAGCTAAAGCACTGATAGATAACTCAGGTCTGAAAGTTTATTCAGCCATATTACTGAAGGAAGCTGCAGAACGCGTTAAGGAAGTATTGGCGCTGTAA
- a CDS encoding ABC transporter ATP-binding protein, with product MLKAQSIHKSYGQLEILKGVDLEVQKGEIVTIVGASGAGKSSLLNILGTLDRPDSGQLFIANQELSKLSNKHLSLFRNLKIGFIFQFHHLLVEFDALENVCIPAFIAGKSRNEAEKRATELLERLGLGDRLHHKPNELSGGEQQRVAVARALVNNPALIFADEPSGNLDSTNARELHELFLQLRNEFNQTFVIVTHNEDLAALSDRKVLMKDGLITQ from the coding sequence ATGCTTAAAGCGCAATCCATACATAAATCATACGGTCAGCTTGAAATATTAAAGGGTGTAGACCTTGAAGTGCAAAAGGGTGAAATTGTTACCATAGTAGGCGCATCAGGTGCCGGCAAAAGTTCATTGCTGAATATACTGGGGACTTTAGACAGGCCCGATTCAGGTCAGCTATTCATAGCTAATCAGGAACTGAGCAAGCTAAGCAATAAACACCTGAGCCTTTTCCGCAACCTTAAAATAGGGTTCATATTTCAGTTCCACCATTTATTGGTTGAGTTTGATGCGCTGGAAAACGTGTGTATACCGGCATTCATCGCAGGCAAATCACGTAATGAAGCGGAAAAGAGAGCTACAGAATTATTGGAACGACTTGGTTTGGGCGACCGGTTGCATCATAAACCGAATGAATTATCAGGCGGTGAGCAGCAAAGGGTAGCCGTGGCACGTGCGTTGGTAAATAACCCGGCATTGATTTTTGCCGACGAACCATCGGGCAACCTCGACTCCACAAACGCGCGCGAGCTGCATGAATTGTTCCTGCAATTGCGCAATGAGTTTAATCAAACCTTTGTGATCGTAACGCATAATGAAGATCTGGCGGCATTGTCGGATCGTAAGGTTTTAATGAAAGACGGCTTAATTACCCAATAG
- a CDS encoding ATP-grasp domain-containing protein, which translates to MNVLITAANSAEAYQLKSKLNAWSILLGDYLELPEIMVKTGKMIRLPDPKSVSYMHEMLTLCLDRNINTLYVLREEEAVLLKESEQLFTEYGIDIVYPNL; encoded by the coding sequence GTGAACGTACTTATTACAGCGGCCAATTCAGCTGAGGCTTATCAGCTTAAGAGTAAATTAAACGCGTGGAGTATTCTTTTGGGCGATTACCTGGAATTACCTGAAATTATGGTCAAAACGGGCAAAATGATCCGGCTTCCTGATCCAAAATCTGTTTCCTATATGCACGAGATGCTAACGCTTTGCCTGGATAGAAATATAAATACGCTGTATGTTTTGCGGGAGGAAGAAGCTGTGCTGCTAAAGGAATCGGAGCAATTGTTTACTGAGTACGGAATTGATATTGTTTACCCAAATTTATAA
- a CDS encoding HAD family hydrolase: MKYTDIDKRKTAFIFELDNVLYPEKDYLYQVYYLFANLIEYTELHDAKAVLGLMTSTYENEGKDKVFDHIKERFHLDEKYRASLDNQMLTAKLPLKLLLFKNMLELMQDIVVDRKKIFIVTNGKPEQQLNKIKQTEWHGLEKYLVCYFADETTPKPEPDIVHLLLKEHNLQRRDILMIENAEEDRLCAQACGIDYLNAEQFL, translated from the coding sequence ATGAAATACACAGACATCGACAAACGCAAAACGGCGTTTATATTTGAGCTTGATAATGTGCTTTATCCTGAAAAAGATTACTTATACCAGGTTTATTACCTGTTTGCCAACCTGATTGAATATACTGAACTGCATGATGCCAAGGCTGTACTTGGTTTAATGACATCAACTTATGAAAATGAGGGAAAGGATAAAGTTTTTGATCACATTAAGGAAAGATTCCATTTGGATGAAAAATATCGTGCAAGCCTTGATAACCAAATGCTGACCGCCAAGCTGCCTTTAAAACTATTGCTGTTTAAAAATATGCTTGAACTGATGCAGGATATTGTGGTTGACCGCAAAAAAATATTTATAGTAACTAATGGCAAACCTGAGCAACAATTAAACAAAATAAAACAAACCGAATGGCACGGACTTGAAAAGTACCTGGTGTGTTATTTTGCTGATGAAACCACGCCAAAACCTGAACCCGATATTGTCCATTTACTACTAAAGGAGCATAATTTGCAGCGCCGGGATATATTAATGATTGAAAATGCCGAAGAAGACAGGCTTTGCGCACAGGCTTGCGGCATAGATTACCTGAATGCTGAACAATTTTTATAG
- a CDS encoding S41 family peptidase, whose protein sequence is MKKLFFFIIILSAGLIASCKKDKSTKAASTLDQIRDSIYYYEKEDYLWNDAIPSYSTFDPRSYTSDNDQDALNSEIFSISQLKINPATNAPYEYFATNPLVPKYSFIDDGTETASLNGTNGDFGFEPAYIADEDLRVKYVYAGSPADLAGIKRGYQITNINGTSTPSSDNNSNLNFVIDAIYYSPTIKMTLLKPDGTSINVSLATASYTVNPVITYKVFNEGSGHKIGYMVFNSFTALANAQPQLNTAFDYFITNGINELVVDLRYNGGGAGETAEYLDDLIVPAAKSNTLMYTQYFNSNLQNDKDPLLSKKYNLNPGQFLPANNQTQFVKKLSLNISRVFFIVTNETASSSELTINNLLPELNIILIGSTTYGKPVGEIPIPINKYYLYSPQLYVENSANKGDYYSGMIPGTGTYPGKLAADDITKEFGDSTEMLLSYALNYVKDGTFALKIPQGLSNQKTFSVEQSRAVSLELNKHKFRPMIFKSKAKR, encoded by the coding sequence ATGAAAAAACTATTTTTCTTTATCATTATACTATCTGCCGGGTTAATAGCATCCTGCAAAAAGGACAAGAGTACTAAAGCTGCCAGTACACTGGATCAAATAAGAGATTCCATTTATTATTACGAAAAAGAGGATTATTTGTGGAATGATGCCATCCCGTCATACTCCACATTTGACCCGCGTTCATACACATCTGACAATGATCAGGATGCTTTGAACAGTGAAATATTTTCCATATCGCAGCTGAAAATAAATCCTGCAACCAACGCACCATATGAATATTTTGCTACAAATCCTTTGGTGCCCAAATATTCATTTATTGATGATGGAACAGAAACTGCATCTCTCAATGGTACTAACGGTGACTTTGGCTTTGAACCAGCATATATAGCTGATGAAGATCTGCGTGTTAAATATGTATACGCCGGTTCGCCTGCTGATTTGGCCGGTATAAAACGTGGCTACCAGATAACCAATATTAATGGTACTTCTACACCCTCGTCAGATAATAATAGTAATCTGAATTTTGTTATCGATGCTATTTATTATAGCCCAACCATAAAAATGACCTTGCTAAAACCCGATGGAACAAGTATCAATGTTTCATTGGCAACCGCGAGTTACACCGTTAACCCGGTAATAACCTACAAGGTTTTTAACGAGGGTAGCGGGCATAAGATAGGTTATATGGTTTTTAATAGTTTTACTGCCCTTGCTAACGCGCAACCGCAATTAAATACCGCCTTTGATTATTTTATAACGAACGGCATAAATGAACTGGTGGTTGATTTGCGCTATAATGGTGGCGGGGCAGGAGAAACAGCTGAATATCTGGATGATTTAATTGTACCTGCAGCAAAAAGCAATACTTTAATGTATACGCAATACTTTAACAGTAATCTGCAAAATGATAAAGATCCTTTGCTGAGTAAAAAATACAACCTTAACCCCGGTCAGTTTTTGCCTGCAAATAACCAAACACAGTTTGTTAAAAAGCTATCGTTAAATATAAGCAGGGTGTTTTTTATTGTTACTAATGAAACAGCCTCATCAAGCGAGCTTACAATTAATAACCTGTTACCCGAGCTAAATATAATATTAATTGGCAGCACAACATATGGAAAACCCGTTGGTGAAATACCTATACCAATAAATAAATACTACTTATACTCACCGCAATTATATGTAGAGAACTCTGCCAATAAAGGTGATTATTATTCGGGTATGATACCTGGCACTGGCACATACCCCGGTAAACTGGCTGCTGATGATATCACAAAGGAGTTTGGCGACTCTACAGAAATGCTATTATCATATGCCTTAAACTACGTTAAGGACGGTACGTTCGCTTTAAAAATTCCACAAGGCCTGTCAAACCAAAAGACTTTCTCAGTTGAACAATCCCGGGCTGTATCCCTTGAACTGAACAAGCATAAATTCAGGCCAATGATTTTTAAGTCAAAAGCTAAAAGGTAA